From Arachis stenosperma cultivar V10309 chromosome 2, arast.V10309.gnm1.PFL2, whole genome shotgun sequence, one genomic window encodes:
- the LOC130963288 gene encoding UPF0481 protein At3g47200-like, whose protein sequence is MESDYSWMVPIEFMVGSLDHGEVQACSICRIQDELREPKRDAYFPKLVSVGPLHRGATRQLVMMEEPKWRYLKDFLERQGNPEQNVSLGSRLRNCGADILNLDTVICASYGGDLELETHELSKIMIVDGCFLLELLLRLDDYMSLQPEERYRKYANDPFFETEKKVASVLNDITMMENQIPFVVLKKLFRKVYRDGSEMENDHRVANLVSRAFGYPAGPLQNNSGTAHILHLMHSSTVEHGQQIQMGARPACQELKRCATRLLAAGISIIPAVGNCNCNCNRNGSFVDKFDFDIRFNTKDAVLEIPPLRINKESTEVRWRNLIAWEQSRIRIRCKYTSYALFFQGLICCKHDIGWLEKKGVIVNERNMSKEELLTMFRSISKGAEHMDSSYSELCVTLNEHRVKRVTQVFRGFTTITCHNCRRMFEVIMFYWRNWYHILISEHIPTVWKFMGVVAAVVLLVLTIMQTYYSARSSG, encoded by the coding sequence aTGGAAAGTGACTATAGCTGGATGGTTCCAATTGAATTCATGGTGGGTTCTCTAGATCATGGAGAGGTTCAGGCATGCAGCATTTGTCGGATCCAAGACGAGCTTCGAGAACCGAAAAGGGACGCATACTTTCCAAAACTCGTTTCCGTGGGGCCATTGCATAGGGGAGCCACCAGGCAACTGGTAATGATGGAAGAACCCAAATGGCGTTACCTCAAAGACTTTCTTGAACGCCAAGGAAACCCCGAACAAAACGTGTCACTAGGTTCAAGGCTAAGAAACTGTGGCGCCGACATTCTAAATTTGGACACAGTGATCTGTGCAAGCTATGGTGGAGACTTGGAGCTAGAAACCCACGAGCTTTCCAAGATAATGATTGTAGACGGATGCTTCCTGCTGGAACTTCTCCTCCGGCTGGACGATTACATGAGTTTGCAGCCGGAGGAGAGGTACAGGAAGTATGCAAATGATCCATTCTTTGAGACGGAAAAGAAGGTGGCTTCAGTACTGAACGATATCACAATGATGGAGAATCAAATCCCGTTTGTGGTTCTCAAGAAGTTATTCAGAAAGGTGTACCGTGACGGCAGTGAGATGGAAAATGATCACCGAGTTGCCAATTTGGTAAGCAGAGCCTTCGGTTACCCGGCCGGCCCTTTGCAGAACAACTCAGGCACGGCACATATACTTCACTTGATGCACTCCTCCACCGTCGAACATGGCCAGCAAATCCAAATGGGAGCGAGACCAGCGTGTCAAGAACTAAAGCGGTGCGCTACAAGGCTTCTAGCGGCGGGAATATCAATTATACCGGCGGTTGGTAACTGTAACTGTAACTGTAACCGTAACGGTAGCTTTGTGGATAAGTTTGACTTTGACATAAGATTCAATACGAAAGACGCGGTATTGGAGATCCCGCCTCTGCGTATTAATAAGGAAAGTACTGAAGTGAGATGGCGAAATTTGATTGCTTGGGAGCAGAGTAGGATTCGAATAAGATGCAAGTACACTTCCTATGCCTTGTTCTTCCAAGGTTTGATTTGTTGTAAGCATGACATTGGATGGCTTGAGAAGAAGGGAGTGATAGTGAATGAGAGAAACATGAGCAAGGAAGAATTGTTGACAATGTTTCGGAGCATTTCCAAGGGAGCTGAGCACATGGATTCGAGTTATAGCGAGCTATGTGTAACCCTAAATGAACACAGGGTGAAACGAGTCACACAGGTGTTCCGAGGATTCACCACAATTACTTGCCACAATTGTAGGCGAATGTTTGAAGTTATCATGTTCTATTGGCGCAATTGGTACCATATTTTGATTAGTGAGCATATCCCTACGGTGTGGAAATTCATGGGAGTTGTGGCAGCTGTTGTGCTGCTTGTTCTTACCATCATGCAGACATATTATTCAGCTCGTTCCAGTGGCTAG